Part of the Catalinimonas alkaloidigena genome, TAGACCTGTCAACTTTGATGGATAACCAAGGCGTTTGACAACGACCCGATCCAGAGACTGGGTGTAACATACGGTCGCCTATACCCATCTGTGGGTAACTCCAACTGCGAAAGTACTGCGCAGGCTCAGGCGACACATGGGTTTGCGAAATGCTATTCCAGCTACCGAAGGCAAACTCATTTTTGATCTTATCAAAAAACATTCTTTAAAAACCAGGGTTATGGCACTTTCGTTATTACGATTTTTAGACATCATACTGGCGGCCTTACTGGCCGGAACAAGTTTTGGCATTTGGGTGGGATTCAACCCCGCTATCTTTTCAGCATCCACCTATGTGGAACAACAGCAAAACTTGGTTAGCTCACTCAATTCTTTGATGATAGTCTTGGTGATTGCCGCAACCGTAATCACATTGCTTTCTGCCTTTCTCCAACTGAAAAATAAACCTGCGTTTGTAGCTCTTCTCTTGGCTGCCGCTCTTTTTATTGCTTGCATGGTCATCACACGCTTTGGTAACGTGCCTGTGCAGACCGAAATACTAAAATGGACCGTGGATACGCTACCCGAAAATTGGACAGATTTTCGGGACAAGTGGTGGTCGTTTCATATTGCAAGAACAGTTGTAGAATTGGTAGCATTGGTGCTGATCACCTGGACAGTTGTTAAAAACAATCCGGCACAAACAAAATGACCAGAAGTAAGACGGCAGCGGGCGGTAGCTATTCGCAATTCTGGCGTTAAGTCAGGTTTGTGTTGCTCATAAGGACTGTGCTTCTGTAGTCATGACTTGATTCGTACGGGCCCCTTTCCGTTCCGGGTAGTTCCAACCCGTTGGGTACACTAGAAATCCCATTGACCGACTAGAATCAGGGTGTGCCAAGTCCGCTACTTGTAATAAGGTTCAGATTGGGGAGTGCTATGTACCAATCGGCGGAATAGGACCTGAGCGTAATTTGGTGGTTGTGGTACGTTCGGTATTCGCAGGAGCTATTCCTAAGAGCAGCTTGTTGCGGAAAATTCGGCAAAAGACCAAAGGCACGGAGGGCTGGGCCAGGTACTATAACCTTTCATAATCCTAATGCGCGCCGTCAGCGAGTCCGCGCGGTTGGGCTTGTCACAAGCTTGGCGTTAGGCTTCCGCTACGATCTGCTGTGGGGTACCTGATCGGTCGAGCCAAACGAAGGCACCATTAAGCTGTTAGAACCTCGGCTATCTGCCCGAAATCACAAGGCAAACGCACCGTTGCTAAAAGCGTCTCTTTCTTCTTACCCGCCCTGGCAAGTGGTTAAAGTAACCGAACGAAGGTCTAAAAGTAGGAATTACGGACTTTGTTGAAGTGGAGTCTCCTCTAACAGCCTCCTTGTTAGCCAAGAAAGGACCTCTCTTGAGGCTAACGTAGGTAAATCCTCAAGTCAGTAAGATCCGTTTTCATTTTGATCATTGCCTGGAGATTTAGGCGATGCCGTTATACGGGAAATCGCAATAGCTGTAAAACTAAATTATATCAAGACAATCGGTTCTTGTTTGAAGTATACGGCTAAAGCATGTGGTTAAAACAAGAAGACTCGGCTGGTGGTCATGAGGAAAACGACAGCATATTTTGACAAGGGCACGTCTGTATATGCATGAGATGCCCTCAAGATGAATGTTCGTTCGAGAGTTCTAT contains:
- a CDS encoding anthrone oxygenase family protein, which gives rise to MALSLLRFLDIILAALLAGTSFGIWVGFNPAIFSASTYVEQQQNLVSSLNSLMIVLVIAATVITLLSAFLQLKNKPAFVALLLAAALFIACMVITRFGNVPVQTEILKWTVDTLPENWTDFRDKWWSFHIARTVVELVALVLITWTVVKNNPAQTK